A genomic segment from Streptosporangium roseum DSM 43021 encodes:
- a CDS encoding BTAD domain-containing putative transcriptional regulator gives MVRPGFDFRVLGPFEVLRDGVPVPIRAAKLRTLLVSLLLDANEVVPVETLVDRLWGDDPPGGALNTLQNYVMRSRRSLGCAGDDGPLLTCPRGYLIRVADDGLDLHRFDALTRRARAAATADAMEQASALLGEALRLWRGEPLQDVQSEALRREVAPALAERRLDALQSRIEADLALGRHEEVVPELRKLTAGHPLRERFWAQRMLALYRSGRQAEALRCYHSVREVLVEELGVDPGAELRDLHRRILDGDPALAVAGGSGHGAPASGNLPAEMTTFVGRGRQLADAGRLLESSRLVTLTGVGGVGKTRLALRVAAQVSHAFPDGVWLADLAPLADPELLDRAVAQALGVRDQSARPCVDVLAGHLRDRRAMLVLDNCEHMVDAAATLVAALLRAVPGLRVLATSRQRLGVQGEHVLPVPPLAMPPVTPPAGEDAGPSLTHYEAVTLLVDRAAASAPNFRITRHNCGVVAQLCGRLDGIPLAIELAAVRLGTLSAEEILDRLDDRFQLLADNGAQGAPRHHRTLRGVVSWSHDLCTEHERLLWARLSVFSGGFDLEAAEAVCSGAGIDRQDVMDVLAGLAHKSILIVGTLGGRTRYSLLETIRQYGRQRLVDLGQDTVVRRRHRDHYRSMAAQAAADWCSPREVEWLSRLRRELPNLRAALDFCATEPGEAQSGLEIAVNLTRTRCWFFSSTIGEGRHWLERGLALSPCPPDPLQVGAVALVAWIALCQGDRQGADGLLARCRHLASRLPGDDVPAAVTYIEGAHALLVHGDPRAISLLAQARDRFLRAGATGDAHMATMLWAMASAFLGDRDTAVAACGEYLADAEARGGAWAHSWALWELGLTELRHGDPVRAAALFRDCLRHQHDIDDRWGPVWGLETLAWTIAAAGHHGHAAELLGAAHQLRRTTGVALTGLRPFHDAHAEADRLVRRALGEQAYATAFERGARTEDVIDLACMAP, from the coding sequence ATGGTGAGGCCGGGTTTCGATTTCAGGGTTCTGGGGCCGTTCGAGGTGCTGAGGGACGGCGTTCCCGTGCCGATCCGGGCGGCCAAGCTGCGGACGCTGCTCGTGTCGCTGCTGCTCGACGCCAACGAGGTCGTCCCCGTCGAGACATTGGTGGACCGCCTGTGGGGAGACGACCCGCCCGGCGGGGCCCTGAACACCCTGCAGAACTACGTGATGCGGAGCCGCCGCTCTCTGGGATGCGCCGGGGACGACGGTCCCCTGCTGACCTGCCCGCGGGGATACCTGATCAGAGTCGCCGACGACGGGCTCGATCTGCACCGCTTCGACGCCCTGACACGCCGCGCCAGGGCCGCGGCCACGGCGGACGCCATGGAACAGGCATCGGCGCTGCTGGGGGAGGCGCTGCGGCTGTGGCGCGGGGAACCCCTGCAGGACGTGCAGTCGGAGGCGCTGCGGCGGGAGGTCGCGCCCGCGCTGGCCGAGCGCAGGCTGGACGCGCTCCAGTCACGCATCGAGGCCGACCTGGCGCTGGGCCGCCACGAGGAGGTGGTTCCCGAGTTGCGGAAGCTGACCGCCGGGCATCCGCTCCGGGAGCGGTTCTGGGCGCAGCGGATGCTGGCGCTGTACCGGTCGGGACGCCAGGCCGAGGCCCTGCGGTGCTACCACTCCGTCAGGGAGGTCCTCGTCGAGGAGCTCGGCGTCGATCCGGGCGCAGAGCTGCGGGATCTGCATCGGCGGATCCTGGATGGCGATCCCGCGCTCGCCGTCGCGGGCGGCTCCGGCCACGGCGCGCCGGCGTCCGGAAACCTCCCGGCGGAGATGACGACGTTCGTGGGCAGGGGGCGGCAGCTCGCCGACGCCGGGCGGCTGCTGGAGAGCAGCCGCCTGGTCACGCTGACCGGTGTGGGCGGGGTGGGCAAGACCCGGCTGGCGCTGCGGGTGGCGGCACAGGTGTCCCACGCGTTCCCGGACGGGGTGTGGCTCGCCGACCTCGCCCCGCTGGCCGATCCCGAACTGCTCGACCGGGCGGTGGCCCAGGCGCTCGGAGTCCGCGACCAGTCGGCGCGCCCCTGCGTGGACGTCCTGGCCGGACATCTCCGCGACAGGCGGGCGATGCTGGTGCTGGACAACTGCGAGCACATGGTGGACGCGGCCGCCACGCTGGTGGCCGCACTCCTGCGTGCGGTCCCCGGTCTGCGCGTGCTCGCCACCAGCAGGCAGCGGCTCGGGGTCCAGGGCGAGCACGTCCTGCCGGTGCCTCCCCTCGCCATGCCGCCGGTGACCCCGCCCGCGGGCGAGGACGCCGGGCCGTCGTTGACGCACTACGAGGCGGTGACGCTGCTGGTCGACCGCGCCGCGGCCTCGGCTCCGAACTTCCGGATCACGCGACACAACTGCGGCGTCGTCGCGCAGTTGTGCGGGCGGCTGGACGGCATCCCTCTGGCGATCGAGCTGGCGGCGGTCCGGCTGGGCACACTCTCCGCGGAGGAGATCCTCGACCGGCTCGACGACCGGTTCCAGCTGCTGGCCGACAACGGTGCCCAGGGCGCTCCCCGCCACCACCGCACCCTGCGAGGCGTCGTCAGCTGGAGCCACGACCTGTGCACCGAGCACGAGCGGCTGCTATGGGCGCGACTGTCGGTCTTCTCCGGCGGGTTCGACCTGGAAGCGGCCGAGGCGGTGTGCTCGGGCGCGGGCATCGACCGCCAGGACGTCATGGACGTCTTGGCGGGATTGGCGCACAAGTCGATCCTGATCGTGGGCACCCTTGGCGGCAGGACGCGTTACAGCCTGCTGGAGACCATCCGCCAGTACGGCAGGCAACGGCTTGTCGACCTCGGTCAGGACACCGTGGTGCGACGGCGCCACCGTGACCACTACCGGAGCATGGCCGCACAGGCCGCGGCCGACTGGTGCAGCCCCCGCGAGGTCGAGTGGCTGTCCCGGCTCCGGCGGGAACTGCCGAATCTGCGGGCGGCACTGGACTTCTGCGCCACGGAGCCGGGCGAGGCCCAGAGCGGACTGGAGATCGCCGTCAACCTCACCCGGACCCGATGCTGGTTCTTCAGCAGCACCATCGGCGAGGGCCGCCACTGGCTGGAGCGCGGGCTCGCCCTGTCTCCGTGCCCGCCGGACCCGCTCCAGGTCGGCGCAGTGGCCCTCGTCGCCTGGATCGCCCTCTGCCAGGGCGACAGGCAGGGCGCCGACGGCCTCCTGGCCCGCTGCCGCCACCTGGCCTCGCGGCTCCCCGGTGACGATGTCCCCGCCGCCGTCACCTACATCGAGGGTGCCCACGCGCTGCTCGTCCACGGGGACCCACGGGCCATCTCCCTGCTGGCACAGGCGAGAGACCGTTTCCTCAGAGCCGGCGCGACCGGTGACGCCCACATGGCCACGATGCTCTGGGCCATGGCCTCCGCCTTCCTCGGGGACCGGGACACCGCGGTCGCCGCCTGTGGCGAATACCTGGCCGACGCCGAAGCACGCGGCGGGGCCTGGGCCCACTCCTGGGCACTGTGGGAGCTCGGTCTCACGGAACTGCGGCACGGCGACCCCGTACGGGCCGCCGCCCTGTTCCGCGACTGCCTGCGCCACCAGCACGACATCGACGATCGCTGGGGACCCGTGTGGGGGCTTGAGACGCTCGCCTGGACCATCGCCGCCGCCGGTCACCACGGCCACGCCGCCGAGCTGCTCGGC